The stretch of DNA GTGTTACACCATCACCGAAAAAGTCAGGATCAACCGGTTTTAAACATTATTACAGCACTAATCAGCATCTACTTGTGCACACTTACACCAAGGCTAAAATAGCAAATAGGATATCATTCTCTCAGGCCTTCCATCTAAGAAAAAGATAACTCAGGCTACTCCAACACCGACAAAGGAACTGACTTTGAAAACTGGGCGCCACTGATCATTCTTCATAGTCGTCTACACTTAATATAGTTGACCACACAACTCGCACCGAGACCAACGCTCCATTGCTAAACCGATACGTCTGCTCCTCTTCGCCATGCTTGGACGCCACAAACGAAAGCGCGTCTTGGCCCTCCTCCATGAAGTCTATACGCAGCGTGTCGCCTAGATTCACGGCTGCAACGAACTTTTGAATGTGCTTCCCGCTGGATGGTATAAAACCAACTGTGTCACGGCAGTGCTCATCGATGAAGGAGTAGGAGCCTTGGGAAAGGACAGTGTTGCCACGCATGCGCACAAGAAAGCCATCTGCAGGCACCTCCACAAAATCCAGGTCTATAGTAGCCTCCATGCCTCTAGGAACAACACATGTTTCCAGTGTAATCTTGCCGTTGATATCATCGACATGGTTCAGTCTCCACGGGTCAAACTGTTCAGATGCTTTCAGGCAACCGGAGACAATAGTCAAGTCTTCAGCAGCCACCTTGGCCTTGGCCTTTATATCAATTTCGATCAAGCAGGATGCTGCGAGTATTCCTCTTGCAGGATTCCTCAGGCATAAATAGCCACCTTTCTAAAATGTAGGGAAGAGCAATGATAATCAGACTTAATATTGGATATATTCTCCATAAATAACATCAAGGATGTGTATAAAAGAAGGAAGGATTACATACTGGGTCAACTGCTTGTGCATTCTCTCTAGAGCAATGGAAAATGTAGTTGCGCGAGAAATCCAGGTGATCCCTTACTGCGATCACGCCATAGACCTCGATATTATTCGATTGTACCATATTCTCACGCAAAAACTTGACGAAACAGTAAGATTTCGTATACAGCTCGACCATAACATCGAGGAACTGTAGCATAGGGACAGGATTGTGTGGGCATCTGTCATCACCACCAAATTCACACGAAGCGTATCTCATCGGACCCGGCCGAGCTGAATAAATCAAGCAGTTTGGGTCATACtaccacttgtatcatcatcATCAGATTGGAAAGGAAAGAAGAACGCTAGTACTGATTGGTAAAAAGATTTGCTTGTGCAACATAAAATTAGCTTACCTGGTGAGGGTCGGTGTAGGAGGTGTAGCTGGTGGTATCTAGTCCAGAGAAAAGCCTTTGATTTCTGTATATCCCTGGACAATGTTTGGTTCGGCGGCCGGGTGTCGACGGTCTGCGCCATCGGCGTCTTCGTCATGGTCTTGCCGTCCTCATCGTCATCTGCGCATTCGTCGGCGTAATGCCGCCCTTGCAGCACCGCCTCCCAGTCCTCTCGCTCCGCCTCCCGGTGATGTCTGTCCGCGAAATCCAGTACCTCAGCGACGGCAGCGGCATCGGTGGAGACGCTGCAGGGCCCGCCGGCGCCGGCGATGAGTTGATGCATGCGGCGTTCCTCTTGGGTGGGCTCCTCTACCACCCGGCACGAGatgtcgacgatccggcgccgcGTGTCCTGGGTCATGCTGGCCCACGCCTCGTCCGTGAACATGTGGTCGAACTCGGGCGGCCGACGCAGCTCATCCattgacggcggcggcggcggcggcggcattcAAGGTTTGGGATTGGGGATTGGGGATTAGGGATTCGGTCGACCCCCTCTCTCACTCTCGCGAGGGCTCTACTGATATCGAGCTGGGCTCACCAGGCCAGATCCGAGCGCGAGTAGACTTGGGCCGGAATCCGCCGCTGTTTGGACCGTTTCTTATTGGGCTAAAGTTCTTAATCTattccctctgttcacttttataagacttTGAAGACAGTttagacaatgtgcaaaacatcTCATTTtgagttgtctgaaac from Triticum urartu cultivar G1812 chromosome 3, Tu2.1, whole genome shotgun sequence encodes:
- the LOC125545888 gene encoding uncharacterized protein LOC125545888 gives rise to the protein MPPPPPPPSMDELRRPPEFDHMFTDEAWASMTQDTRRRIVDISCRVVEEPTQEERRMHQLIAGAGGPCSVSTDAAAVAEVLDFADRHHREAEREDWEAVLQGRHYADECADDDEDGKTMTKTPMAQTVDTRPPNQTLSRDIQKSKAFLWTRYHQLHLLHRPSPARPGPMRYASCEFGGDDRCPHNPVPMLQFLDVMVELYTKSYCFVKFLRENMVQSNNIEVYGVIAVRDHLDFSRNYIFHCSRENAQAVDPKGGYLCLRNPARGILAASCLIEIDIKAKAKVAAEDLTIVSGCLKASEQFDPWRLNHVDDINGKITLETCVVPRGMEATIDLDFVEVPADGFLVRMRGNTVLSQGSYSFIDEHCRDTVGFIPSSGKHIQKFVAAVNLGDTLRIDFMEEGQDALSFVASKHGEEEQTYRFSNGALVSVRVVWSTILSVDDYEE